The Planctomycetota bacterium genomic sequence GCAACAAGCCGCTGGCCGCGCCCGAGCTTCTCAGCCTCTGGGCGCTCGCGGGCACGCTCCTCACGGGAGCCTGCGTGTTCGTGGGGCGAGGCGGTCCCGCGCGCTGGGGGTGGCTGGGAGCGGCCGCATGGTTCCTCGTTCTGGCGGCCGCGCTGCATCTCGCACCCATCAGCAGCTCGCCAGCGCGCCCCGAGAGCCAGGGGGCCTGGCTGCGCGCGCCGCATGTCCTGGGCCTCTGGCTCGTGGGCGGCGCCCTTGTGCTGGCCGTCTGGCAACGGGCGTGGCTATGGACCCTGTGCCTGCCGGCTTTCGTGGCAGCGCTGGCCGTTCTGGGTCTCGACCTGGGGGGACTGGCTTCCGATGCGATGGGCAGCGCCATCTCGATGTCGCGTAACTTCTACGGCGTCCTCAAAGTGGGCAAGTACCACGAGGGCGACCCCAATCGTGAGCAGCTCATCCTGAGCCACGGGCGCATCAACCACGGCGCGCAGCTCACCTCGGAGGAGGGCCGCCGCCGGCCCATCACCTACTTCGGCGAGAACAGCGGCATCGGCCTCGCTCTCCTCCACGGCGCCTGCGACCCCGAGAAGGGCATGCGCGTGGGAGTGCTCGGTCTCGGCACCGGCACCATCGCCGCCTATGGCAGGAAGGGCGACTTCTATCGCTTCTACGAGATCAACCCGCGCGTCATCGAGCTCTCGGGCCGTAAGGGCGTGGACTGCGCGGACCCGACCTTCACCTACCTCACCGACAGCGAGGCCGATTGCGCGTGCGTGCTGGGCGACGGCCGCCTCTCGCTCGAACGCCAGCCCAGCCAGCAGTTCGACCTCCTGGCGATGGACGCCTTCTCGAGCGACGCCGTGCCCGTGCACCTGCTCACCCGCGAGGCGTTCGACATCTACCGCCGCCACATCAAGAAGGACGGCATCATCGCCGTGAACGTCACCAACCGCTTCGTGGACCTCGAGCCGGTGGTGCGGGCGCAGGCCGAACGGCTGGGGATGCCGTGCGTGCTCATCCGAGGCTCGAGCGACTATTACCGCGACATCTATTACTGCACCTGGATGCTCGTGACCTCGAACAGGAGCTTCCTGCTTCATCCCGACGTGCTGGAGCACACCACTCGGGACGACGCGGCCAACGGCGAAGGCGCCGAGAAGCGCCCGGCCATTCTGTGGACCGACGACTACAGCAACCTCTTCCGCATCCTGAAGTAGGCGGGCGGGCCACAGGGACTCACCCGGACAGACACGGACGGCCCGGGGCAAGGGCGCTGCCCGTCCGAATGGTCCGTGTCCGTCCGTGTCTGTCCGTGTGATCGTGGGGCCGAGCTGTCCCGCCTCCGAGGCTCACGCCTTGCCCGCGGCGCCGGTGAGGGAGATCCACTTCTCCACAATGGCGGCGAAGGCGGCCATGCCCTCGACGAGGGCCGAGGGCACCCAGAGCCGCTCGCCGGCGTTCCAGCGCCGGTGCATCGTCTCGCGCAGGGCGCGGTTCAGTTCGCTGGCCACATTGACCTTGGCCACGCCGAGCGCGATGGCGCGCGCCAGTTGGTCGGGCGGGGTGCCGCTGCCGCCGTGGAGCACGAGCGGCACGCCCGCCGCGTCGCGCAGCTTCGCCAGCCGCTCGAAGTCGAACTTCGGCGGCCGCGTGTAGTTGCCATGCAGGTTGCCGAACGACACGGCCAGGCAATCCACCCCCGTCGCCTCGACGTAGGCCTTCGCCTCGGCCGGGTCCGTGAGGGCCGTGTGGCCTGTGCCTTCGCCCGTCACCTCGTCCACACGCCCCACGGCGCCGATCTCGCCCTCGACGGTGACGCCGCGCGGCCGCGCCAGCTCGACGACGCGGCGGAGGGCCGCCGCATTCTCGTCGAAGGGCCTGGTCGAGTAGTCGAGCATCACCGAGGTGAAGCCGGCCGCGAGGCAACCCTCGACGGCCTCCATCGAGTTGCCGTGGTCAAGGTGCAGGGCGGCGGGCACGTCGAAGCGGGCGGCCAGAGCGCGAGCCGTGTCGGCCAGCGCGGCGTACGATAGCAGCCCCTCGCCCGGCCCGGTCATCAGGATCACCGGCGCACGGCACTGCTCGGCCGCACGCAGCACGGCGCTCGCGGTCTCGGCATTCCACACGCAGAACGAGGGCACAGCGTAGCCGCGCGCCCGCGCGTCCGACAGCAGATCGGCCATTGGCACGAACTTCACGGGTGTCCTTTCGGGGTGGTTCCGTTACTCACGGGGCTTCGCCCCAGTCGGGGATATCGAGCAATTCGCCGTCGCGGAGTGCCGACTTGTGCGCCAGAATGCCCGGGGCGAAGTAACGCACCGCCTCCCAGGCGTGGATCGCGGGCCGGCGGCCGTGGGCGATGGCGTCCACGAACTCGTGGACGAGATAGGCGTGGGAGCCGCGATGGCCGCCATAGACCGCCGCATCGGAATCCACGCCGCGTCGCCAGGCGGCGAAGACGTCGGGCGGCAGCGGGTCGCGCATCTGCTCGACGGAGAGCGGCGTGGCGCCCTGCTTCGTCATCCAGTGGCCGCCGCCCACGTGGCCCTCGACGAAGCACCCGTCGGTGCCCCAGAGCTGGAAGCCCTCGCGGCCCGGATGGCCGATGCGGCGGTGCTCGCAGATGCGCACGGCAGCGCCGTTGGCGCACTGGAACAGGGCCATCTCGTTGCTGATCACGTTGCCGCCCTCGGTGTCGGGGCGGAACCAGTCGTCGTTGGGGTGCACGTAGCCGAAGGCGGCCACCTTGGTCATGCGCGTGCGCATCACCGAGAGCGGCCCGCCGATCGAGTGGCTGGGATAGTGCATGGGCACCCCGCCGCTCTTGCACATGTCCCAGTCCTTGCCCCAACGGTTGCGCGCCACCTCGCGCAGGCTGCACCCGGGCGAGTCAATGTCGTGCAGGTACTCGCCCTCGCCATAGACGAAGCGGCCGAAGGCCCCCTCGGCGGCGCGGCGGCGGCAGTACATCGCTTCGGGATGATAGTAGGATGTCTCGCCGAGCATGTAGTGCAGCCCCGTGCGGCGCGCGGCGGCGACCAGCCGGTCGCACCAGTCCAGCATGGCGTCGCCGTCTTCGAGCGAGATGACGGGCACGGCCGAGTAGACGTGCTTGCCCGCCTCGAGGGCCTGGATGGCCTGGGGGGCGTGGAGCCAGTGCTGGGTGAAGAGGGCGATGGCCTGGAGGTCGCTGTGCAGGATGGCGTCGAGGCTGCGATAGGTTTCGGCCACCTGGTGGCGTTCGGCCGCGGCGCGCAGCCGCTCGGGGTTCACGTCGCACAGGGCGAAGCGCTCGACGAGCGGGTGGTTGCGGAACAGCCGCACGAAGCCCGAACCGAACGAGCCGACGCCCACGAGACCAATGCTGATGCCCATGATTTCTCCTCAAGGCAGTTCTAAGCCCGACCAAGGGGGATGACTGGATGGGTGGATGAATGCATGGATGGATGCCAGAGGACCATCCAATCATCCATTCCTCCATTCATCCCTCCCGCGTTGCTGCGCCGGCTTCGACGCAGCCGCGAGCCACAGTTCTCTTCACTGGGCAAGTTCGACGATCAGACTCCGCATCGTCGGCTTCGAGGCGCAGAAGATCGTGTAGGTTTCGGCCGGCTTCTGCGCGACGTGCACGTGGCGCTTCTCGGCAGCGCCCTCTTCCCAGGTGTAAGTGACCTTCACGGGCCGGAAGCCGCCGTGCGGTTCGCGGTAGTCGGCGTCAATGCGCGTTTGGTAGATCATCGCCACCGTGCGCTGGGTGCCTGTGAACCGGACGAGAGCCGACCTCGTGCCCGCGGGAACCTTGTCGAGGACGAAGTACTTGCCATGGTTACGGGTCGGCCCCTCGCAATGGCCGATGGGCTGCCACGTCTTGCCGCCATCGAATGACGCCGCGATGTCCCAGG encodes the following:
- a CDS encoding Gfo/Idh/MocA family oxidoreductase, whose amino-acid sequence is MGISIGLVGVGSFGSGFVRLFRNHPLVERFALCDVNPERLRAAAERHQVAETYRSLDAILHSDLQAIALFTQHWLHAPQAIQALEAGKHVYSAVPVISLEDGDAMLDWCDRLVAAARRTGLHYMLGETSYYHPEAMYCRRRAAEGAFGRFVYGEGEYLHDIDSPGCSLREVARNRWGKDWDMCKSGGVPMHYPSHSIGGPLSVMRTRMTKVAAFGYVHPNDDWFRPDTEGGNVISNEMALFQCANGAAVRICEHRRIGHPGREGFQLWGTDGCFVEGHVGGGHWMTKQGATPLSVEQMRDPLPPDVFAAWRRGVDSDAAVYGGHRGSHAYLVHEFVDAIAHGRRPAIHAWEAVRYFAPGILAHKSALRDGELLDIPDWGEAP
- a CDS encoding class II fructose-bisphosphate aldolase, producing the protein MKFVPMADLLSDARARGYAVPSFCVWNAETASAVLRAAEQCRAPVILMTGPGEGLLSYAALADTARALAARFDVPAALHLDHGNSMEAVEGCLAAGFTSVMLDYSTRPFDENAAALRRVVELARPRGVTVEGEIGAVGRVDEVTGEGTGHTALTDPAEAKAYVEATGVDCLAVSFGNLHGNYTRPPKFDFERLAKLRDAAGVPLVLHGGSGTPPDQLARAIALGVAKVNVASELNRALRETMHRRWNAGERLWVPSALVEGMAAFAAIVEKWISLTGAAGKA